In the genome of Triticum urartu cultivar G1812 chromosome 5, Tu2.1, whole genome shotgun sequence, one region contains:
- the LOC125507841 gene encoding WD repeat-containing protein 75, whose protein sequence is MITGGQSYVSAPPAFSADGRFLLVCSGRSVSVFSTSTGMLVSELEGHEGDVTAVVVVPPQSSAAAAAKLATHCWTAGLDGFLIYWDFATAELVRKVKVDAPVHSMVIPNISKKLKLTEVYAPFAFVSVEALSNKAIQDKAKGKPVAKKKELWGQLRIYDLWKGCQVGSELAQTRKPEKIVVSCSGEFLGIANKRHLYIWSIPTKDFNHDNIRKIKLGHTKKLSTLAFHPSERIVAGGDATGRILIWRGFGKAKFSGTHGAKSQVDEERDGVRGKDDAGTCTTWHWHSSGVNFLKFSSDGAYLLSGGMEGVIVVWQLDTGKRRYKPRLGSPLLFFVDSPDSSISCVSCTNNQVHLLNMPNMEVLKTVAGIKLPIASADLSRRDVCGFDSTNGLVAIPTQDYCIQFYNLFENTEVSEVQVCERNFQPVDDITLYISLVSLSIGGNLMCTVEVKLPEEELGGLVTLKFWNQGSRAGQFHLSTVIYEPHSDAGISAVAFHPGKNMAVSSSFGGNFKVWVQSLSLQSSDGKSQSGWRCQSVGSYKKKPMTAAAFSGDGSVLAVAAESVITLWDPDNNALVGVIAEALSPITKLSFAGDSAYLMSLSQSSKPQVAVWNVSNLSMEWSYTLFAEAACCSSSKSEFAVLSLLSCPEGGAPAEQDGIILIFDAENSKPVSSWSVKKAKGGSIAFVKDGPSFDASTDGTRGGEASLLVYVNGSHEYVIFDPLKNEEPQISKSTRKNIQADEPAPIGYASIYGELPKLELKKEVSDIPFIPSDRPWETIFTGSSHALPPLTKLCSVFLASLLEKRPVTDE, encoded by the exons atgatCACCGGCGGCCAGAGCTACGTCTCGGCGCCGCCGGCCTTCTCCGCCGACGGCCGCTTCCTCCTCGTCTGCTCCGGCCGCTCCGTCTCCGTCTTCAGCACCTCCACCGGCATGCTG GTGTCGGAGCTGGAGGGGCACGAGGGGGACGTCACCGCCGTCGTGGTGGTGCCGCCGCAGAGCAGCGCCGCGGCGGCCGCCAAGCTCGCGACCCACTGCTGGACGGCGGGGCTCGACGGCTTCCTCATCTACTGGGACTTCGCCACCGCCGAGCTGGTGCGGAAGGTCAAAGTCGACGCCCCAGTCCACTCCATG GTGATTCCCAACATAAGCAAAAAATTGAAATTGACCGAGGTGTATGCTCCTTTCGCATTCGTCTCTGTGGAAGCTTTGAGCAACAAGGCTATTCAAGATAAGGCAAAGGGCAAGCCAGTTGCTAAAAAGAAGGAATTGTGGGGGCAGCTGAGGATTTATGACTTGTGGAAAGGGTGCCAAGTGGGTTCTGAACTGGCTCAG ACACGGAAGCCAGAAAAGATTGTCGTGAGTTGTTCTGGAGAATTTTTGGGCATTGCAAATAAGAGACATCTCTATATATGGAGCATACCTACGAAAGATTTCAACCATGACAATATAAGGAAAATAAAGCTTGGTCACACAAAGAAGTTGAGCACCCTGGCCTTCCATCCAAGTGAGAGAATTGTTGCTGGTGGTGATGCAACAGGGAGGATCTTAATCTGGAGAGGTTTTGGAAAGGCCAAGTTTTCTGGAACACATGGTGCAAAGTCTCAAGTTGATGAAGAAAGGGATGGTGTAAGGGGTAAAGATGATGCGGGTACTTGCACTACATGGCACTGGCATTCTAGCGGAGTGAACTTTCTCAAATTTTCTTCCGATGGAGCTTACTTGCTCTCAG GTGGTATGGAGGGTGTTATTGTTGTATGGCAACTAGATACTGGAAAGAGAAGGTATAAGCCACGTCTAGGATCTCCTCTTCTGTTCTTTGTAGATTCTCCAGACTCTTCCATTTCCTGT GTGTCATGTACAAATAACCAAGTTCATCTTTTAAACATGCCTAACATGGAGGTCCTGAAAACCGTTGCTGGAATTAAG CTACCTATTGCTTCCGCGGACTTGAGTCGACGAGATGTGTGTGGATTTGATTCCACTAATGGCCTTGTTGCTATACCAACACAAGATTACTGCATACAATTCTATAATTTGTTTGAGAACACTGAGGTTTCAGAG GTGCAAGTGTGTGAGAGgaactttcagcctgttgacgatATTACG TTGTACATCTCTTTAGTTTCCTTGTCCATTGGTGGCAATTTAATGTGCACTGTGGAGGTCAAGCTTCCTGAAGAAGAATTAGGTGGCCTTGTTACACTGAAATTTTGGAACCAAGGGTCTCGTGCTGGACAATTTCATCTGTCCACTGTCATTTATGAGCCTCACAG TGATGCTGGGATTTCTGCCGTTGCTTTCCATCCAGGAAAGAACATGGCTGTGAGTTCTTCGTTTGGTGGCAACTTCAAG GTGTGGGTCCAAAGTTTGTCTTTACAATCAAGTGACGGAAAAAGTCAATCTGGTTGGAGATGCCAATCAGTTGGCTCATACAA GAAGAAACCTATGACAGCCGCAGCCTTCTCAGGCGATGGATCTGTTCTTGCGGTTGCAGCTGAGAGCGTCATTACTCTGTGGGACCCTGATAATAATGCACTTGTTGGCGTGATTGCAGAAGCACTATCG CCCATTACAAAACTTTCTTTCGCTGGGGATTCGGCTTATTTGATGTCTCTATCTCAGAGTTCAAAACCACAGGTTGCTGTGTGGAATGTGTCAAATCTTTCCATGGAATGGTCTTACACCCTTTTCGCAGAAG CTGCATGTTGTTCTTCAAGTAAGAGTGAATTTGCGGTTCTTTCTCTTCTAAGCTGTCCTGAAGGAGGAGCACCAGCAGAGCAAGATGGGATAATACTGATTTTCGATGCAGAAAATTCAAAACCGGTTTCCTCCTGGTCTGTAAAGAAG GCAAAAGGAGGTAGCATTGCTTTTGTGAAGGATGGTCCCTCTTTTGATGCAAGCACAGACGGCACAAGAGGTGGAGAGGCTTCATTGCTGGTTTACGTAAATGGTTCACATGAATATGTTATCTTTGATCCCCTAAAGAACGAGGAGCCGCAAATCAGCAAGAGCACACGGAAAAACATTCAAGCCGATGAACCTG CACCAATCGGTTATGCTTCTATTTATGGAGAACTTCCAAAACTGGAACTGAAGAAAGAGGTTTCAGATATCCCATTTATCCCATCAGACAGACCCTGGGAAACTATATTCACTGGATCATCTCATGCTCTCCCGCCTCTCACGAAACTGTGTTCTGTTTTCTTGGCATCATTGCTGGAGAAGAGACCGGTTACAGACGAGTGA